In the Candidatus Edwardsbacteria bacterium genome, CCGGAGGATATGATGGAAGTTACAGGGCTATCCTGCAAAGATACAACCAGCCTTCTGATACCTGGTACGCGGGGTTGGACAGTATGCCGGAAGGGCGGATCGCTTCTTCCTGCGCAGTGGTGGGAGATACTTTATATGTGTTCGGCGGAACTAACGCATCCGGAATTTCTCGTTCCTGTTATGCCTATAGTTTTAATCAGAATATCTGGACAATAAAGGACAGCATGCCCACTGCCAGAAGCTATTCGGCGGCCGTAACTGTCAACGGAAAGATATATGTTCTGGGAGGCTACACCGGAGTTGATCTGAATACGGTGGAAATGTACGATCCGGCAACAGGGGTATGGACCACCAAGACCCCGATGCTGACCGCTCGGGGCGGTCTGGGCGCTGCCAATATCGGCGGCAGGATATATGTTTTCGGCGGGGGCTGGTACACCTATCTGAACACTGTGGAATATTACATCCCCGAAGCCGATACAGCCGGGGGCACTCCCTGGGTAGCCGATGACAGCTTTGTTACCGGCCGGCGCACTATTGGCGTGGCTGCTTTAGGCAACGATGCCTATGTGGTCGGAGGATGGAACGGAAGCTATAGAAACAATGTCGAGGTGGGGACGACTGATGCTCCCGTTGTCAACGATGTCGAAGTTATCCAGATCGAGATACCTCAGTATCTGGGAAATTACGGAGTAGTGGTCCCGGTTTGCGTCAATGTCCGGAACAACGGGCCGCACCGCCAGTACAATGTGCCGGTAACCCTTGCTATAGACAGCGCCGGCACGGAACAATATCATCTTAACAGTTACTGCAACCTGGATTCAGCCGGCACGACCACCATTATTTTTCCCGAATGGACTTCTTCAAAGACTGCCGGGACCATTCATACTTTCAGGGCCTGGGTCAACTGGGCCCTGGACCAGAATGCCGCCAACGATACTTTGACCGTTACCAGCGAGATCAAGGACGCGGTTTGGTATCAAAGGGCGATCGGGACTCCGACCGGCCATGCAGCCCAGAATTTTGAGGCTGCTTATGACATTTATGACTGCTGGCTGATGGATGATTTCTGGATCTCCGGCCCGGATTCCTTATGGCTTGACTCCATCTATGTATTTGGAACGTATGGCTCGACCGGTCCACTGGACAGCATCCAGTTCATCATCATGCCGGACAGCGCTGGAGTTCCCGGTTTCCCGGCTTTCAGCCAGCCTTTATGGACGGGAAATTATACGCCTGCAAATTATTCCGACAGTCTGGGCAGTTTCAAGGTTCGTTTCCCGGAACAGGTCAAAGTGTACGGGAATAATCCCGGATTGTGGATGGCTTTTCAGGCTCAGATGAATGTTGATGTCGGCGGACAATGGTTTATGAACCAGACCGGATACAACATGCGCGGCAGTTATGGAGGATTTTTCTACAATCCCAACGGCGGGTTTGGCATGGGCACGGAATACATTCCTAAAAGCTCGGCCTGGGCAGGGGTGACCGATCACAGCTTCATCCTGTTCGGCAGCCTTACTCCCACCGGAGTAACGGGTAAGCCGGATGTTTCATCCTGCAAATTCGCCATGAGATCGGCCTGGCCCAACCCGATGCACGGAACTTCCAGCATCTCCTATAGTCTTCCCAAGGAAGAATCGGTCAGGCTGGCGGTCTACTCCATCACCGGACAACTGGTCAGAACATTGGTCAATACCAACCAGGCAGCCGGGATGCATAATATCACCTGGAATGGCCGCGATAATAAGGGGAACAAAGTATCTGCCGGAGTGTATCTGTACCGGTTGTCAGCCGGTTCCAATGCGGCCACGGGCAAAATGGTGGTCATTCGTTAACTTTTCCATTTGCGGCAACCTCTCTTAAGTCTTTAAGAGAGGTTGCCTGGGAATATGAAGGGAGCTGTTTTAAACGGCTCCCTTAAATTTTATGGTCTTATATATCCTCTTCTGTTACGATATCCTGTCCTTTTATCCTTGACATAAACGTTTATTGGTGTTAAAATACAACTCTAATTTCACAAATGGAAATATTCCGTATGTCGTTATCACGTAATTACATATTAGACTGGCTTCGGGAAGACCCTTTCGACTGAATTTAGAAACATTTCGGGCATTTGCACAATCGCTGTATTATTTACTTTACTGCGTGGCATTGCCCTTTTTATTTTAACCGAAAATAAATGAATCAAATAAACAGGAGAACCTACAGATGTCCAAAAAAAGAATTCTGATCATGGGAGCCGCCGGGCGCGACTTCCATAATTTCAACACCTATTTCCGCAACAACAAGGATTACGAAGTGGTGGCCTTTACCGCCACCCAGATCCCCGATATAGCCGGGCGTAAATATCCGGCGGCCCTGGCCGGAAAGCTTTATCCCAAGGGCATCTCCATCTACGACGAGAAGGACCTCACCAAGCTGATCGCCAAGCTGAAGGTCGACCAGGTGGTGTTCGCCTACTCCGATGTGCCCTACGCCTACGTCATGGGCAAGGCGGCCGTGGTCAACGCCGCCGGGGCGGACTTCATGATGCTGGGACCCAAGGATACCATGATCAAGTCCACCAAGCCGTTGATCTCCGTCTGCGCGGTGCGCACCGGCAGCGGCAAGAGCCAGACCACCCGCCGGGTGATCGAGATCCTGATGGCCATGGGCAAGAAGGTGGTGGCCATCCGCCATCCCATGCCCTACGGCGACCTGGTCAAGCAGAAGGTCCAGCGTTTTGCCACGGTGGAAGACCTGGCCAAGCACAAATGTACCATCGAGGAGATGGAGGAGTACGAACCGCATGTGGTGCGCGGCAACGTTATCTACGCCGGGGTGGACTACGAGGCCATTTTGCGCCAGGCCGAGAAGGAGGCCGATGTCATCGTCTGGGACGGCGGCAACAACGACTTCTCCTTCTACAAGTCCGACCTGGAGATCGTGGTGGTGGATCCGCACCGCCCGGGACACGAGCTGTCATATTATCCGGGCGAGGTCAACCTGCGCCGGGCCGATGTCATCATCATCAACAAGGAGGACAGCGCCCGCAAGGAGGACATCAAAACAGTCAAAGCCAACATCAAAATGGCCAACCCCCGGGCGCTGGTCATCGACGCCGATTCGCCGGTAACGGTGGAACAGCCCAAGAGCCTAAAAGGGAAGAGGGTGCTGGTGATCGAGGACGGCCCGACCCTGACCCACGGCGAGATGAAGTACGGCGCCGGGGTGGTGGCGGCCAAAAAACACGGCGTGGCCAAGATGATCGACCCCCGCCCCTACGCGGTGGGCACCATCGCCGACACTTTTAAGAAATATCCCGGCATCGGGGTGTTGCTGCCGGCCATGGGCTATTCCGACAAGCAGATCAGCGACCTTCAGGCCACCATCAACCGGACCCCCTGCGACATGTACGTGGTGGGAACGCCCATCGACCTGCGCCGCTTAGTAAAATTTCCCAAACCGGCGGTGAGGGTGAGCTACGATCTGAAGGAGACCTCCAAGCCCGACCTAAGTGCGGCCATCAGGAAAATCATCAAGAAATAAAAACCCCGACTCATCGCAACGGCCTCATTCCTCTGTGCTTTCAGGAGATTTCCCGATGACGCAGGGGATGGGGTCTTTGCCGTGATATCAACCAAACCAGAAAAGCTGGAAACCAATTAGACAGGACGGCGTTCAGCCTTCTGAATTTTAGAAAATATTGACTTTTGGGAAAAGAATATCACTTTGTGTCATTCCCGAGTAGTCGGGAATCCACTAAAAAAACCTGGATTCCTGCTTTCGCAGGAATGACATAATCATGCTAATTATTGATTTCATAATTTGCAACACCCTATGCTCTTGGTGCAGGGTACTTCACAAATAAAACAACGTTTCTGATGCATGCTCTGAACAGTTACGATATTTTTTAATGAAACGCTCATCCTTGAACTACGGGGTTTCGATCGAGAATTCCAATCATCATGTGAATCATGTCAAAAAGGTTGCCCATTCCCTAAACTACATTTATTATCCACTAACGAGAAAGATATGCCCCAAAATAAAACCGCGGTGGTGGCCCTGGGCGGCAACGCCATCGGCGCCACAGGCAAGGAAGACATAGGCCAGCAATTCGCCAACACCAGGCAGGCGGTGCAGGCCATTACCGAGCTTATCAAGGAAGGCTACAACCTGGCCATCTCCCACGGCAACGGCCCTCAGGTGGGCAACGCCCTTCTCCGGGTGGAGCGCACCTTTCCGGACGGCATCC is a window encoding:
- a CDS encoding T9SS type A sorting domain-containing protein, which produces MRKLLFAGLGLLATVTLWATQPTISTSSVSVALPNETIQPDKAPDNPKVITWTTTDSINPAASRVAAVATMGKVYRLGGDATGVYSSSLQQYDPAAGLWVAKTLMQVGLSNLCAAEWHDEIYVPGGYDGSYRAILQRYNQPSDTWYAGLDSMPEGRIASSCAVVGDTLYVFGGTNASGISRSCYAYSFNQNIWTIKDSMPTARSYSAAVTVNGKIYVLGGYTGVDLNTVEMYDPATGVWTTKTPMLTARGGLGAANIGGRIYVFGGGWYTYLNTVEYYIPEADTAGGTPWVADDSFVTGRRTIGVAALGNDAYVVGGWNGSYRNNVEVGTTDAPVVNDVEVIQIEIPQYLGNYGVVVPVCVNVRNNGPHRQYNVPVTLAIDSAGTEQYHLNSYCNLDSAGTTTIIFPEWTSSKTAGTIHTFRAWVNWALDQNAANDTLTVTSEIKDAVWYQRAIGTPTGHAAQNFEAAYDIYDCWLMDDFWISGPDSLWLDSIYVFGTYGSTGPLDSIQFIIMPDSAGVPGFPAFSQPLWTGNYTPANYSDSLGSFKVRFPEQVKVYGNNPGLWMAFQAQMNVDVGGQWFMNQTGYNMRGSYGGFFYNPNGGFGMGTEYIPKSSAWAGVTDHSFILFGSLTPTGVTGKPDVSSCKFAMRSAWPNPMHGTSSISYSLPKEESVRLAVYSITGQLVRTLVNTNQAAGMHNITWNGRDNKGNKVSAGVYLYRLSAGSNAATGKMVVIR
- a CDS encoding cyclic 2,3-diphosphoglycerate synthase, yielding MSKKRILIMGAAGRDFHNFNTYFRNNKDYEVVAFTATQIPDIAGRKYPAALAGKLYPKGISIYDEKDLTKLIAKLKVDQVVFAYSDVPYAYVMGKAAVVNAAGADFMMLGPKDTMIKSTKPLISVCAVRTGSGKSQTTRRVIEILMAMGKKVVAIRHPMPYGDLVKQKVQRFATVEDLAKHKCTIEEMEEYEPHVVRGNVIYAGVDYEAILRQAEKEADVIVWDGGNNDFSFYKSDLEIVVVDPHRPGHELSYYPGEVNLRRADVIIINKEDSARKEDIKTVKANIKMANPRALVIDADSPVTVEQPKSLKGKRVLVIEDGPTLTHGEMKYGAGVVAAKKHGVAKMIDPRPYAVGTIADTFKKYPGIGVLLPAMGYSDKQISDLQATINRTPCDMYVVGTPIDLRRLVKFPKPAVRVSYDLKETSKPDLSAAIRKIIKK